In the Takifugu flavidus isolate HTHZ2018 chromosome 11, ASM371156v2, whole genome shotgun sequence genome, one interval contains:
- the LOC130533495 gene encoding zinc finger protein 184-like, with protein MSPRLFFKALVKERLVAAAEEIFQAFESTIVKYEEEICSSKQEIERLRGLLVTSAENQKTELLQLSTPNKDNAAVGTDQELMLSDHQRGLELLIKEEQHELWASERNHEENDCGQLRLQSPVCWEKNEEDTKPETHHQKYNWKSKEQTDLQDFRPDEFNVPVASTSQVQDGRESQQTTAKFMDHIQADDNQSSFSTSREAAVVQFCSAASDFHCHLCDKPFSSNQFLINHAFHFHSRNADVLCAVCGKTLESTESLIAHINSHKGPKCCHICGKHCNSTTSLKEHVASHAGVKLHCCPLCGKECGRKGDLKIHMRIHTGEKPFCCSYCCKSFTHSGHLKKHLRSHTGERPHRCNVCGKRFLQSTHLKSHMGTHIQKN; from the exons ATGTCTCCAAGGCTCTTTTTCAAGGCTCTCGTAAAAGAGCGACTAGTGGCTGCGGCAGAGGAAATATTTCAGGCTTTTGAAAGCACAATTGTAAAATATGAAGAAGAAATCTGCTCGTCAAAACAAGAGATCGAACGACTCAGAGGTCTTCTGGTAACGTCTgcagaaaaccaaaaaacag AGCTTTTGCAGTTGTCCACCCCTAACAAAGACAATGCTGCTGTAGGAACCGATCAGGAACTGATGCTGAGCGATCACCAAAGGGGTTTGGAGCTTCTTATTAAAGAAGAGCAACATGAACTTTGGGCCAGTGAGCGAAACCATGAAGAAAATGATTGTGGCCAGCTCCGGCTTCAGTCGCCTGTCTGCTGGGAAAAGAATGAGGAGGACACAAAACCAGAGACTCATCATCAGAAATATAATTGGAAAAGCAAAGAGcagacagacctgcaggacttcagacctgatgaattCAATGTACCCGTTGCCTCAACCTCACAAGTCCAAGATGGACGAGAAAGTCAACAGACTACTGCAAAGTTTATGGACCACATCCAGGCGGATGATAATCAGAGCTCTTTTAGCACCTCCAGGGAAGCAGCAGTAGTTCAGTTCTGCTCAGCTGCATCTGACTTTCACTGCCATCTGTGCGATAAGCCTTTTTCATCTAATCAGTTCTTGATAAATCATGCTTTTCACTTTCATTCCAGAAATGCAGATGTCCTATGTGCTGTGTGTGGAAAAACACTGGAGTCCACTGAAAGTCTTATTGCACACATCAACTCTCACAAGGGCCCAAAATGCTGCCACATCTGCGGCAAACACTGCAACAGCACCACCTCTCTGAAGGAGCATGTGGCCAGTCACGCCGGCGTGAAGCTGCACTGCTGTCCTCTGTGTGGGAAAGAGTGTGGCCGAAAAGGAGACCTGAAGATACACATGAGGATTCATACGGGCGAAAAGCCCTTCTGCTGCTCTTATTGCTGTAAAAGCTTCACCCACAGTGGACATTTAAAGAAacacctgcgcagccacacggGAGAGCGACCGCACCGGTGCAACGTCTGCGGG